The Anopheles coluzzii chromosome 2, AcolN3, whole genome shotgun sequence genome window below encodes:
- the LOC120953312 gene encoding cAMP-dependent protein kinase type II regulatory subunit isoform X4 — MSVQTQNYDVLSSVNEPLVNRYASRRKSVFAETYDPENDDEDEGARAIFPKTDEQRARLCDSVKNILLFRSLDKEQMNEVLDAMFEKIVQAKDYIIKQGDDGDNFYVIESGIYNAYVGEDQKHIHTYDNRGSFGELALLYNMPRAATIQAETDGKLWAMDRQTFRRILLKSAFRKRKMYEALLDAVPMLKTLQNYERMNLADALIPQTYAKGDRIIKQGDAADGMYFIEDGKVSIRIQQDAGEVEISNLEKGGYFGELALVTHRPRAASAYAVDNVKVAFLDVDAFERLLGPCMNIMKRNIGDYETQLVKIFGSKNNITDIR, encoded by the exons ATGTCTGTACAGACACAAAATTACGACGTCCTGTCGTCGGTAAACG AACCGCTAGTGAATCGATATGCATCGCGTAGGAAATCTGTGTTTGCCGAAACGTACGATCCTGAAAACGATGACGAAGACGAGGGCGCGCGAGCAATCTTTCCCAAAACGGACGAACAGCGGGCCCGGTTGTGTGATTCAGTCAAAAACATTCTACTTTTCCGATCGTTGGACAAGGAACAG ATGAATGAGGTTCTAGATGCGATGTTCGAAAAGATAGTTCAAGCGAAAGACTACATCATCAAGCAGGGTGATGATGGCGACAACTTTTACGTCATTGAGTC TGGAATCTACAACGCGTATGTGGGTGAAGATcaaaagcacatacacacatatgaTAATAGAGGAAGCTTTGGAGAGTTGGCTTTGCTATACAATATGCCAAG AGCTGCTACTATTCAAGCAGAAACGGACGGCAAATTGTGGGCAATGGATCGTCAAACATTCCGAAGGATTTTGCTAAAGTCTGCATTCAGGAAACGGAAAATGTATGAAGCTCTTCTCGATGCTGTACCGATGCTCAAAACGCTGCAG aactATGAACGGATGAACTTGGCCGATGCACTGATACCTCAAACATACGCTAAAGGTGATCGAATTATCAAACAAG GTGACGCTGCCGATGGCATGTACTTTATTGAGGATGGTAAAGTGTCCATTCGCATCCAACAGGATGCCGGCGAGGTAGAAATTTCCAATTTAGAAAAGGGCGGATACTTCGGCGAGCTTGCGCTGGTAACACATAGGCCACGAGCTGCATCCGCATACGCAGTCGACAATGTAAAAGTGGCAT TTCTGGATGTGGACGCGTTCGAACGTCTACTCGGACCGTGCATGAATATTATGAAGCGTAACATCGGAGATTACGAAACGCAGCTAGTTAAAATCTTtggcagcaaaaacaacatcacCGACATCCGATAA
- the LOC120953312 gene encoding cAMP-dependent protein kinase type II regulatory subunit isoform X2: MSSQQKHRIQVPDGLRDVLLEFSIAYLLEQPGDVIDYAVTFFTKLQEDRKTTMITSAEPTSPDESIMSHDEEPLVNRYASRRKSVFAETYDPENDDEDEGARAIFPKTDEQRARLCDSVKNILLFRSLDKEQMNEVLDAMFEKIVQAKDYIIKQGDDGDNFYVIESGIYNAYVGEDQKHIHTYDNRGSFGELALLYNMPRAATIQAETDGKLWAMDRQTFRRILLKSAFRKRKMYEALLDAVPMLKTLQNYERMNLADALIPQTYAKGDRIIKQGDAADGMYFIEDGKVSIRIQQDAGEVEISNLEKGGYFGELALVTHRPRAASAYAVDNVKVAFLETECFERLLGNCIDLLLRSMQHYRYIDDAVYEMIRQACQKA, translated from the exons ATGTCGAGTCAACAGAAGCATCGGATTCAGGTTCCCGACGGCCTAAGGGATGTGCTGCTGGAGTTTTCGATAGCGTACCTGCTGGAGCAGCCGGGCGATGTGATCGATTACGCGGTAACGTTCTTTACAAAGCTGCAGGAGGACCGCAAAACAACGATGATCACGTCAGCCGAGCCAACCTCGCCTGACGAGAGCATAATGTCACATGACGAAG AACCGCTAGTGAATCGATATGCATCGCGTAGGAAATCTGTGTTTGCCGAAACGTACGATCCTGAAAACGATGACGAAGACGAGGGCGCGCGAGCAATCTTTCCCAAAACGGACGAACAGCGGGCCCGGTTGTGTGATTCAGTCAAAAACATTCTACTTTTCCGATCGTTGGACAAGGAACAG ATGAATGAGGTTCTAGATGCGATGTTCGAAAAGATAGTTCAAGCGAAAGACTACATCATCAAGCAGGGTGATGATGGCGACAACTTTTACGTCATTGAGTC TGGAATCTACAACGCGTATGTGGGTGAAGATcaaaagcacatacacacatatgaTAATAGAGGAAGCTTTGGAGAGTTGGCTTTGCTATACAATATGCCAAG AGCTGCTACTATTCAAGCAGAAACGGACGGCAAATTGTGGGCAATGGATCGTCAAACATTCCGAAGGATTTTGCTAAAGTCTGCATTCAGGAAACGGAAAATGTATGAAGCTCTTCTCGATGCTGTACCGATGCTCAAAACGCTGCAG aactATGAACGGATGAACTTGGCCGATGCACTGATACCTCAAACATACGCTAAAGGTGATCGAATTATCAAACAAG GTGACGCTGCCGATGGCATGTACTTTATTGAGGATGGTAAAGTGTCCATTCGCATCCAACAGGATGCCGGCGAGGTAGAAATTTCCAATTTAGAAAAGGGCGGATACTTCGGCGAGCTTGCGCTGGTAACACATAGGCCACGAGCTGCATCCGCATACGCAGTCGACAATGTAAAAGTGGCAT TTTTAGAAACAGAATGCTTCGAACGATTACTTGGAAACTGCATTGATTTGCTGCTTCGAAGCATGCAACATTATCGTTACATTGATGATGCTGTTTATGAAATGATTCGACAAGCTTGCCAAAAGGCATAA
- the LOC120950464 gene encoding palmitoyltransferase ZDHHC15 isoform X3 has protein sequence MMSMPHGQSYDYHRTTFDGERNERCGCCVRTMKWFPVLFIASVIGWSYYAFVIQLSFFTVTNIVQRILFLLFYHAVLVMFLWSYYQTVFTDIGRVPSRFHVPRAELDRIVRATNEVEQKEILETFAKELPVVTRTLNASVRFCDKCRLIKPDRAHHCSVCGVCVLKLDHHCPWVNNCINFTNYKYFILFLGYALLYCVYVACSTIPYMELLWTGKIDGRFHILFLFFVSVMFAISLVSLFGYHVYLVLLNRTTLESFRTPIFRFGGPDKNGFSLGKLNNFQEVFGDDWRLWFVPVYTSLGDGIVFPCRDVAPYSIEFAA, from the exons ATGATGTCGATGCCTCACGGACAGAGCTATGATTATCATCGAACCACGTTCGATGGGGAACGAAACGAGCGCTGCGGATGCTGCGTTCGTACGATGAAATGGTTTCCAGTGCTGTTTATTGCCTCTGTGATCGGTTGGTCATACTACGCGTTTGTGATACAACTTTCCTTTT TTACCGTCACCAACATTGTTCAGAGGATATTGTTCCTGCTCTTCTACCATGCCGTGCTGGTTATGTTCCTGTGGTCGTACTACCAAACAGTATTCACCGACATCGGTCGGGTTCCCTCCAGG TTTCACGTTCCGCGAGCAGAGCTCGACCGAATAGTACGTGCTACGAATGAGGTGGAGCAGAAGGAAATACTCGAAACGTTTGCGAAGGAACTTCCGGTGGTGACGCGAACGTTAAACGCATCCGTGCGCTTCTGCGACAAATGCCGGCTCATCAAACCGGATCGGGCACATCACTGCAGCGTGTGCGGCGTTTGTGTCCTGAAGCTGGACCATCACTGCCCCTGGGTTAACAATTGCATCAATTTCACCAACTACAAGTACTTCATTCTATTTCTGGGCTATGCACTGTTATACTGTGTGTATGTAGCATGCAGTACCATCCCCTATATGGAGCTATTGTGGACG GGTAAAATTGATGGTAGATTTCATATTTTGTTCCTGTTTTTCGTCTCCGTTATGTTTGCAATCAGCTTGGTTAGCCTGTTCGGCTATCACGTTTACCTGGTGCTTCTGAATAGGACGACGTTAG AATCATTTCGTACACCAATTTTCCGATTCGGCGGTCCAGATAAGAATGGGTTCAGCTTGGGAAAGCTGAACAATTTTCAGGAAGTTTTTGGAGATGATTGGCGGCTGTGGTTCGTTCCAGTGTATACTAG CCTTGGGGATGGGATAGTATTTCCCTGCCGCGATGTAGCACCATATAGCATCGAATTCGCCGCATGA
- the LOC120953312 gene encoding cAMP-dependent protein kinase type II regulatory subunit isoform X1 produces the protein MSSQQKHRIQVPDGLRDVLLEFSIAYLLEQPGDVIDYAVTFFTKLQEDRKTTMITSAEPTSPDESIMSHDEEPLVNRYASRRKSVFAETYDPENDDEDEGARAIFPKTDEQRARLCDSVKNILLFRSLDKEQMNEVLDAMFEKIVQAKDYIIKQGDDGDNFYVIESGIYNAYVGEDQKHIHTYDNRGSFGELALLYNMPRAATIQAETDGKLWAMDRQTFRRILLKSAFRKRKMYEALLDAVPMLKTLQNYERMNLADALIPQTYAKGDRIIKQGDAADGMYFIEDGKVSIRIQQDAGEVEISNLEKGGYFGELALVTHRPRAASAYAVDNVKVAFLDVDAFERLLGPCMNIMKRNIGDYETQLVKIFGSKNNITDIR, from the exons ATGTCGAGTCAACAGAAGCATCGGATTCAGGTTCCCGACGGCCTAAGGGATGTGCTGCTGGAGTTTTCGATAGCGTACCTGCTGGAGCAGCCGGGCGATGTGATCGATTACGCGGTAACGTTCTTTACAAAGCTGCAGGAGGACCGCAAAACAACGATGATCACGTCAGCCGAGCCAACCTCGCCTGACGAGAGCATAATGTCACATGACGAAG AACCGCTAGTGAATCGATATGCATCGCGTAGGAAATCTGTGTTTGCCGAAACGTACGATCCTGAAAACGATGACGAAGACGAGGGCGCGCGAGCAATCTTTCCCAAAACGGACGAACAGCGGGCCCGGTTGTGTGATTCAGTCAAAAACATTCTACTTTTCCGATCGTTGGACAAGGAACAG ATGAATGAGGTTCTAGATGCGATGTTCGAAAAGATAGTTCAAGCGAAAGACTACATCATCAAGCAGGGTGATGATGGCGACAACTTTTACGTCATTGAGTC TGGAATCTACAACGCGTATGTGGGTGAAGATcaaaagcacatacacacatatgaTAATAGAGGAAGCTTTGGAGAGTTGGCTTTGCTATACAATATGCCAAG AGCTGCTACTATTCAAGCAGAAACGGACGGCAAATTGTGGGCAATGGATCGTCAAACATTCCGAAGGATTTTGCTAAAGTCTGCATTCAGGAAACGGAAAATGTATGAAGCTCTTCTCGATGCTGTACCGATGCTCAAAACGCTGCAG aactATGAACGGATGAACTTGGCCGATGCACTGATACCTCAAACATACGCTAAAGGTGATCGAATTATCAAACAAG GTGACGCTGCCGATGGCATGTACTTTATTGAGGATGGTAAAGTGTCCATTCGCATCCAACAGGATGCCGGCGAGGTAGAAATTTCCAATTTAGAAAAGGGCGGATACTTCGGCGAGCTTGCGCTGGTAACACATAGGCCACGAGCTGCATCCGCATACGCAGTCGACAATGTAAAAGTGGCAT TTCTGGATGTGGACGCGTTCGAACGTCTACTCGGACCGTGCATGAATATTATGAAGCGTAACATCGGAGATTACGAAACGCAGCTAGTTAAAATCTTtggcagcaaaaacaacatcacCGACATCCGATAA
- the LOC120953312 gene encoding cAMP-dependent protein kinase type II regulatory subunit isoform X3 yields the protein MERRNWKFFGRFLRKKSREPLVNRYASRRKSVFAETYDPENDDEDEGARAIFPKTDEQRARLCDSVKNILLFRSLDKEQMNEVLDAMFEKIVQAKDYIIKQGDDGDNFYVIESGIYNAYVGEDQKHIHTYDNRGSFGELALLYNMPRAATIQAETDGKLWAMDRQTFRRILLKSAFRKRKMYEALLDAVPMLKTLQNYERMNLADALIPQTYAKGDRIIKQGDAADGMYFIEDGKVSIRIQQDAGEVEISNLEKGGYFGELALVTHRPRAASAYAVDNVKVAFLDVDAFERLLGPCMNIMKRNIGDYETQLVKIFGSKNNITDIR from the exons ATGGAACGAAGAAATTGGAAGTTCTTTGGACGCTTTTTGCGTAAAAAATCCCGAG AACCGCTAGTGAATCGATATGCATCGCGTAGGAAATCTGTGTTTGCCGAAACGTACGATCCTGAAAACGATGACGAAGACGAGGGCGCGCGAGCAATCTTTCCCAAAACGGACGAACAGCGGGCCCGGTTGTGTGATTCAGTCAAAAACATTCTACTTTTCCGATCGTTGGACAAGGAACAG ATGAATGAGGTTCTAGATGCGATGTTCGAAAAGATAGTTCAAGCGAAAGACTACATCATCAAGCAGGGTGATGATGGCGACAACTTTTACGTCATTGAGTC TGGAATCTACAACGCGTATGTGGGTGAAGATcaaaagcacatacacacatatgaTAATAGAGGAAGCTTTGGAGAGTTGGCTTTGCTATACAATATGCCAAG AGCTGCTACTATTCAAGCAGAAACGGACGGCAAATTGTGGGCAATGGATCGTCAAACATTCCGAAGGATTTTGCTAAAGTCTGCATTCAGGAAACGGAAAATGTATGAAGCTCTTCTCGATGCTGTACCGATGCTCAAAACGCTGCAG aactATGAACGGATGAACTTGGCCGATGCACTGATACCTCAAACATACGCTAAAGGTGATCGAATTATCAAACAAG GTGACGCTGCCGATGGCATGTACTTTATTGAGGATGGTAAAGTGTCCATTCGCATCCAACAGGATGCCGGCGAGGTAGAAATTTCCAATTTAGAAAAGGGCGGATACTTCGGCGAGCTTGCGCTGGTAACACATAGGCCACGAGCTGCATCCGCATACGCAGTCGACAATGTAAAAGTGGCAT TTCTGGATGTGGACGCGTTCGAACGTCTACTCGGACCGTGCATGAATATTATGAAGCGTAACATCGGAGATTACGAAACGCAGCTAGTTAAAATCTTtggcagcaaaaacaacatcacCGACATCCGATAA